In Methanothrix sp., a genomic segment contains:
- a CDS encoding AIR synthase-related protein: MDLEGFAKRGLRRDDPEIESKLIDLIREVKEIPIDRAAILAEAILAEARATLNPRGEVFSLKSAGVSMGDFGVGSRGSGDFYTHTKIAEVIGRTGAVVDSRQLDDSGVVQAGGKYITVTVDGMHSRLSDYSFLAGFHVTRAALRDVYVMGARPVALLSDVHLADDGDVSKLFDHIAGIATVSELIGVPLITGSTLRIGGDMVIGDRLTGCVGAVGVSESLTARKSARPGDVILMTEGAGGGTVCSAALYYDRHEVVDETLNIKFLEASEALLKADLRIHAMTDVTNGGIRGDAKEISYTAGVKLTFLEESMRRLVNPRVLEMLDQLEIDYLGVSIDALLIIAPPEEVEAISSAIRGAGVEIEVIGRVEEGEGAYLDINGQLRDFSPRFREAAYTPIKKAIGQEAARDVEEMKRKVDEAAREAVEKKRRFVERIRHG, encoded by the coding sequence ATGGATCTGGAAGGATTTGCCAAGCGGGGCCTGAGGAGAGATGACCCGGAGATCGAGTCCAAGCTCATTGATCTGATCAGAGAGGTAAAGGAGATCCCAATCGACCGGGCTGCCATCCTGGCGGAAGCGATCTTGGCAGAGGCCAGGGCGACCCTCAATCCGCGAGGAGAGGTCTTCTCTTTGAAGAGCGCGGGGGTGAGCATGGGCGACTTCGGTGTGGGCTCGCGCGGCTCGGGCGACTTTTATACCCACACCAAGATCGCCGAGGTCATCGGCCGCACAGGAGCGGTGGTCGACTCCCGCCAACTGGATGACTCGGGGGTGGTCCAGGCCGGGGGCAAGTACATCACTGTCACTGTGGACGGCATGCACTCCCGCTTGAGTGACTATTCCTTCCTGGCTGGTTTTCATGTCACCCGCGCCGCCCTGCGCGATGTCTATGTGATGGGGGCCCGGCCAGTGGCTCTTCTCTCCGATGTTCATCTGGCTGATGATGGCGATGTCTCCAAGCTCTTCGACCATATCGCCGGCATCGCCACGGTCTCGGAGCTGATCGGCGTTCCTCTCATCACCGGCAGCACGCTGCGCATCGGCGGGGATATGGTGATTGGGGACCGGCTCACCGGCTGCGTGGGCGCAGTCGGGGTCTCAGAGAGCCTCACCGCCAGAAAGAGCGCCCGGCCGGGGGATGTGATCCTGATGACCGAGGGGGCAGGAGGAGGGACGGTCTGCTCCGCTGCCCTGTATTATGACCGGCATGAGGTGGTGGATGAGACACTGAACATCAAGTTCCTGGAGGCGAGCGAGGCGCTCTTGAAAGCGGACCTCCGGATCCATGCTATGACCGATGTGACCAATGGCGGCATTCGGGGCGATGCCAAGGAGATCTCCTATACCGCTGGGGTGAAGCTGACCTTCCTGGAGGAGAGTATGCGCCGCCTGGTCAACCCCCGGGTGCTGGAGATGCTCGACCAACTGGAGATAGACTATCTGGGAGTCTCCATAGATGCTCTGCTCATCATCGCCCCGCCGGAGGAGGTGGAGGCGATCTCTTCCGCCATCCGGGGTGCTGGGGTGGAGATAGAGGTGATCGGCAGGGTGGAAGAGGGAGAGGGGGCCTATCTTGATATCAATGGACAGCTCAGGGACTTCTCCCCCCGCTTCCGGGAGGCGGCCTACACCCCCATCAAGAAAGCCATCGGCCAGGAGGCAGCGCGGGATGTGGAGGAGATGAAGAGAAAGGTGGACGAGGCGGCAAGAGAGGCAGTTGAGAAGAAGAGGAGGTTTGTGGAGAGGATACGGCATGGATGA
- a CDS encoding ArsR family transcriptional regulator yields MKESFIMRFDEKDIEVVETLKSLGVPRKVSNMIAFLANGTEATSREIERGSDLRQPEVSIALRTLRKNNWIEEKICRSDGTGRPMKVYRLKTPIEEILQHYEQEKLDEANEALQSIQRLKSLFSDTG; encoded by the coding sequence ATGAAAGAATCATTCATAATGAGATTCGACGAGAAGGATATCGAGGTAGTAGAGACTCTGAAGAGCCTGGGGGTGCCAAGGAAGGTCTCCAATATGATCGCCTTCCTGGCCAATGGCACAGAGGCCACCTCACGTGAGATCGAGAGGGGCTCAGACCTGCGCCAGCCAGAGGTGAGCATTGCCCTTCGCACTCTGCGCAAGAACAACTGGATTGAAGAGAAGATCTGCCGCAGCGATGGAACCGGAAGGCCGATGAAGGTCTACCGCCTCAAGACCCCCATTGAAGAGATCCTGCAGCACTACGAGCAGGAGAAGCTCGATGAGGCCAATGAGGCATTGCAGTCCATCCAGAGGCTTAAGTCCCTTTTCAGCGATACCGGGTAG
- a CDS encoding transcription factor: MAVIEESIHRAYLNKLVGEEGLRIVECIPGEEITDERLAELTGISLNTVRRTLYLLYEHRLAIYRRKRDPDSGWLTYLWQLCPENFEKALESEARRLLRKLEERLVYEKENIFYACTEGCARFVFDEASDADFVCPFCQGSLEYMENAKVVEAIEKQIRDLKACL, from the coding sequence TTGGCAGTCATTGAAGAGTCAATCCATCGGGCTTATCTGAACAAGCTTGTTGGTGAAGAAGGTCTAAGAATTGTGGAATGCATTCCCGGAGAGGAGATAACCGATGAGCGGCTGGCGGAGCTTACTGGGATAAGCCTGAATACCGTCAGGCGTACTCTGTATCTTCTGTATGAGCATCGCCTGGCCATCTACCGGCGCAAACGGGATCCAGATTCCGGCTGGCTCACTTACCTGTGGCAGCTCTGTCCAGAGAACTTCGAGAAAGCCCTGGAGTCAGAGGCCAGGAGGCTGTTGCGAAAGCTGGAAGAGAGGCTGGTCTATGAGAAGGAGAACATCTTTTATGCCTGCACTGAGGGCTGCGCCAGGTTTGTATTCGACGAAGCGAGCGATGCCGACTTCGTCTGCCCCTTCTGCCAGGGAAGCCTGGAGTATATGGAGAATGCCAAGGTGGTAGAGGCGATAGAGAAGCAGATAAGGGATTTGAAGGCCTGCTTGTAA
- a CDS encoding DUF2551 domain-containing protein produces the protein MVQGEVSTRLQRSEIQDRMMDFLNLDSDGLRRLVLESMVQSQEFTIISLHEEVCKEVDVSRKVVASMTGYISSRLGILRVNKKSYRAPRTYALRDEYADIAREILAIS, from the coding sequence GTGGTCCAGGGGGAGGTTTCTACGAGGCTGCAGCGATCTGAGATACAGGATAGGATGATGGATTTCCTCAATCTGGATAGCGATGGCTTGAGGAGGTTGGTCCTTGAGTCCATGGTCCAGTCGCAGGAGTTTACAATCATATCTCTTCATGAGGAGGTGTGCAAGGAGGTCGATGTATCCAGGAAGGTGGTGGCCTCCATGACCGGCTATATCAGCTCCCGTCTGGGGATATTGCGGGTGAACAAAAAGTCTTACCGGGCACCCAGGACCTATGCTCTGAGGGATGAGTATGCAGATATAGCCAGAGAGATACTGGCAATCTCATGA
- a CDS encoding tetratricopeptide repeat protein, whose translation MSDDKRSGADNPGPRSENEEAAAAWEQSGCEREGFEHYYREGVALRKLGRYEEAVRAFEQALSLNAEDADAWRNHALALNQLDRGADALKSCQKALAIDPYNPRTWIVRGFALHILGRYEEAVVSYARAIELNPLGPDGRRAWNNRGAALDNLRRHEEAIESYEEAIMISPFDFYAWNNKGVSLSILGRQDEAVACFQKAIEIDPEYAVAWKNLAVAYRSLHREQEAEEAARIALDLGLN comes from the coding sequence ATGTCAGATGATAAGAGATCAGGCGCAGATAACCCCGGCCCAAGGAGCGAGAACGAGGAGGCAGCTGCCGCCTGGGAGCAATCAGGATGCGAGAGGGAGGGCTTTGAGCACTACTACCGGGAAGGGGTGGCTCTGCGCAAGCTCGGCCGGTATGAGGAGGCAGTGCGCGCCTTTGAGCAGGCGCTCTCCCTGAATGCAGAGGATGCTGATGCCTGGAGAAATCATGCCTTGGCATTGAACCAGCTTGACCGGGGGGCTGATGCCCTCAAATCCTGCCAGAAGGCCCTGGCCATCGATCCTTATAACCCCAGGACCTGGATTGTGAGAGGCTTTGCCCTGCATATACTCGGCCGGTACGAGGAGGCTGTGGTGAGCTATGCGCGGGCCATTGAGCTGAATCCACTTGGGCCGGATGGCAGGAGAGCCTGGAACAATCGGGGGGCTGCCTTAGACAACCTGCGCCGGCATGAGGAGGCGATAGAGAGCTATGAGGAGGCGATAATGATCAGCCCCTTCGACTTCTATGCCTGGAATAACAAAGGGGTCTCCCTCTCCATCCTCGGCCGGCAGGATGAGGCGGTAGCATGCTTTCAGAAGGCGATCGAGATCGATCCAGAATACGCCGTCGCCTGGAAGAATCTTGCTGTCGCCTATAGATCATTGCATCGCGAACAAGAGGCAGAAGAGGCCGCCCGCATCGCCCTGGATCTGGGGCTGAATTGA
- a CDS encoding toprim domain-containing protein produces MKGVARSREQRESREKGTYDLEALEELLAALVEASGQGAATIVEGRRDLLALRALGLAGPVIFASRRSALDLAEDAARSHREIILLTDWDRKGDEMARIIGRHLRSAGARPDGEIRSRIKKLVRKEIKDVESLYHYMERMRYLYGP; encoded by the coding sequence GTGAAGGGTGTGGCCCGGAGTAGAGAGCAGAGGGAGAGCAGAGAGAAGGGGACCTACGATCTGGAGGCGTTGGAAGAGCTGCTGGCTGCCCTGGTCGAGGCATCAGGCCAGGGGGCGGCGACGATTGTTGAGGGAAGGCGGGATCTTCTGGCCCTGCGCGCCCTGGGCCTCGCCGGCCCGGTGATCTTTGCCTCGCGCCGCTCGGCCCTCGACCTGGCCGAGGATGCCGCCCGCAGCCACCGGGAGATCATCCTCCTCACCGACTGGGACCGCAAAGGGGATGAGATGGCCAGGATCATCGGGCGGCATCTGAGGTCGGCAGGCGCACGCCCCGATGGGGAGATCCGCTCTCGCATCAAAAAGCTGGTCCGAAAGGAGATCAAGGATGTGGAGAGCCTGTACCATTACATGGAGAGGATGAGGTATCTGTATGGCCCCTAG
- a CDS encoding DUF167 domain-containing protein has protein sequence MGMDSADAIDTHPSGCIIRFEVVPGSSRLAVPSGYNPWRRSLEARLTEEPSRGRANHQLVCELAGTLGLPASQIRVIKGEKSSRKLLLVKGIGKDMAASILEPVLDKHRDG, from the coding sequence ATGGGTATGGATTCTGCTGATGCAATTGATACCCATCCCTCAGGGTGCATCATCCGCTTTGAGGTGGTCCCCGGCTCCTCCCGCCTGGCCGTTCCCTCGGGCTACAATCCCTGGAGGAGGTCTTTAGAGGCCAGGCTGACTGAGGAGCCCAGCCGAGGACGGGCCAACCATCAGCTCGTCTGTGAGCTGGCTGGGACCTTAGGCCTGCCGGCATCCCAAATCCGGGTGATTAAAGGGGAGAAGAGCAGCCGAAAGCTCCTGCTGGTGAAGGGAATCGGGAAGGATATGGCCGCCTCCATCCTTGAACCGGTGCTGGATAAGCACAGGGATGGTTGA
- a CDS encoding phosphoribosylaminoimidazolecarboxamide formyltransferase gives MKIKQVVVLAGENGIDCSIPSGLEQLGLQLCESFSPQDQGEDCLLVCDPEYAQSLRGSALIREALAKGCPVLLHNSNCPQILEEIRRTGELSRETRDLLEAGALYRCLQADARRLADLQSRSEGLPRYVACAYEKVGDLRYGENWHQRAALYTNLRELGLPAARKLNGREMSYNNMVDAETVLEMLIDLSEYDGRAFGRPLSVIVKHANPCGVAYGSSLDEAYRLSFATDPKSAFGGVIGFNRVVDLSTAQSIGDSFVEVLLAPGYEPEALRMLTESKPNRRVLDIGDLLQRRRDLYQGYYQKSIFGGMMLQDYDTGDIKEWRVVTKRAPTDSEARALRFAWKIAKYVKSNALVYATENQTIGIGSGQVSRVDSARFGAEKADEHGLSTRGTVAATDSFFPFRDGLDQAFQAGATAVIHPGGSIRDSEVIDAADEHDMAMVFTGMRHFRH, from the coding sequence ATGAAGATCAAACAGGTCGTCGTACTGGCAGGCGAGAATGGCATTGATTGCTCCATCCCCTCAGGCTTAGAGCAGCTTGGCCTGCAATTGTGCGAAAGCTTCTCTCCTCAGGATCAGGGAGAGGATTGTCTACTGGTCTGTGATCCGGAATATGCACAGAGCCTGCGCGGCTCCGCCCTCATCAGGGAGGCGCTGGCAAAGGGCTGCCCGGTCTTATTGCATAACTCAAACTGCCCCCAGATATTGGAGGAGATCAGAAGGACGGGCGAGCTCTCCCGGGAGACGAGAGATCTCCTGGAGGCTGGGGCGCTATACAGGTGTCTGCAGGCGGATGCCCGGAGGCTGGCTGATCTTCAGTCCCGCTCTGAAGGGCTGCCTCGATATGTGGCCTGCGCCTACGAGAAGGTAGGGGACCTGCGCTATGGAGAGAACTGGCACCAGAGAGCGGCCCTTTATACAAACCTCCGGGAGCTGGGCCTGCCCGCCGCCAGGAAGCTGAACGGGCGGGAGATGTCCTACAACAATATGGTCGATGCGGAGACAGTCCTGGAGATGCTCATCGATCTCTCGGAGTACGATGGAAGAGCCTTTGGCAGGCCCCTCTCAGTGATCGTCAAGCATGCAAACCCCTGTGGGGTGGCCTATGGCTCAAGCCTGGATGAGGCCTACAGGCTCTCTTTTGCCACCGATCCCAAATCCGCCTTCGGCGGGGTGATCGGCTTCAATAGGGTGGTGGACCTCTCGACGGCGCAGAGCATTGGCGATAGCTTCGTTGAGGTCCTCCTCGCCCCGGGATATGAGCCCGAGGCTTTGCGGATGCTCACTGAGAGCAAGCCCAATCGCCGGGTCCTGGACATCGGAGACCTGCTGCAGAGGAGAAGGGATCTGTACCAGGGATACTATCAGAAGTCCATCTTCGGGGGCATGATGCTGCAGGATTACGATACCGGCGACATCAAGGAGTGGAGGGTGGTGACCAAGAGAGCTCCTACAGACTCCGAGGCCCGCGCCCTCCGCTTTGCCTGGAAGATAGCAAAGTACGTCAAGTCCAATGCCCTGGTCTATGCCACTGAGAATCAGACCATCGGCATAGGATCGGGCCAGGTTAGCCGGGTGGACTCCGCCCGCTTTGGAGCGGAGAAGGCGGATGAGCATGGCCTGTCCACGAGGGGCACTGTCGCTGCCACAGACTCGTTCTTCCCCTTCCGGGATGGCCTGGATCAGGCCTTCCAGGCAGGAGCGACAGCGGTAATTCATCCCGGCGGATCCATCCGGGACTCTGAGGTGATCGATGCCGCAGATGAGCATGATATGGCCATGGTCTTCACAGGCATGCGCCATTTCAGACACTGA
- a CDS encoding nitrous oxide reductase family maturation protein NosD, translating to MPQMSMIWPWSSQACAISDTEICHGHRARISPLALLSILLALLLFSPLLFSPASAGHINSGQDIQAAIDSAQAGDIISVGAGSYSSIIIDRPLSLIGEGRPVLNAALQKPAVTVKSNGVTLEGFEIRGVEKDTASKFEYYMKNREAARGQRLDVPNAAVMVEGSDFLLLNSSIYRAQAGVYALDADGITIKDCILNGCDTGLFLHGGRGLDVSGCSIINCRKFGLDIEWSGDTAVKNCSIINNSNVGILFREGEGADVDDNLISGCTFGLSLWNASHNQVRRNRVDHNYYGILVTNWSCYNNITDNLLIDNSRGEITAGFGIGLSLQENSSHNLVVGNVARGNYNGLEISKGCQYNAAYANNASGNKHGIRMNENRNNLIFGNSFLNNNINAYENLSRNVWNTTIGNCYSDYQGEDENGDGIGEQPYSIPGPQSKSADHMPLLRPLGKDEERMGTAELQELVRGYATLPDEEEAEPAARLEKGIMVISSPRPRLSPRWGDFEPLDVSRSPFQEENYF from the coding sequence ATGCCGCAGATGAGCATGATATGGCCATGGTCTTCACAGGCATGCGCCATTTCAGACACTGAAATCTGCCATGGGCATAGGGCACGCATAAGCCCTCTTGCTCTTCTTTCTATCCTTCTAGCTCTACTGCTCTTCAGTCCCCTTCTCTTCAGCCCAGCATCTGCCGGCCACATCAACTCCGGCCAGGACATCCAGGCGGCGATAGACTCCGCCCAGGCGGGCGACATCATCTCTGTGGGCGCTGGAAGCTACTCCTCAATCATCATCGACCGGCCGCTGAGTTTGATCGGCGAGGGCAGGCCGGTGCTGAATGCCGCCCTGCAGAAGCCGGCCGTGACAGTGAAGAGCAATGGCGTGACCCTGGAAGGCTTTGAGATCCGCGGAGTGGAAAAGGACACCGCTTCCAAGTTCGAGTACTATATGAAAAACCGGGAGGCTGCCAGGGGCCAGCGCCTAGATGTGCCCAATGCGGCTGTGATGGTAGAGGGAAGCGATTTTCTTCTCCTGAACAGCAGCATCTATCGAGCTCAGGCCGGGGTTTATGCCCTGGACGCTGATGGGATCACCATCAAAGACTGCATATTGAACGGCTGCGATACGGGCCTATTCCTTCATGGGGGAAGGGGCCTCGATGTCTCAGGCTGCAGCATAATAAACTGCCGGAAATTCGGCTTGGATATCGAGTGGTCCGGGGATACAGCCGTCAAGAACTGCAGCATTATAAATAACTCCAATGTCGGGATCCTCTTCCGAGAGGGGGAGGGGGCAGATGTGGATGATAATCTGATATCGGGGTGCACCTTCGGCCTTTCTCTGTGGAACGCCTCCCACAATCAGGTGAGAAGAAACCGGGTCGATCATAACTACTATGGCATCCTGGTGACAAACTGGTCCTGTTATAATAATATAACTGACAACCTCCTCATCGATAACAGCAGGGGAGAGATCACAGCAGGCTTCGGCATCGGCCTCTCCCTGCAGGAGAACAGCAGCCATAACCTGGTTGTTGGAAATGTCGCCCGGGGCAACTACAATGGCCTGGAGATCTCCAAAGGCTGCCAGTATAATGCCGCCTATGCCAATAATGCCTCTGGGAACAAGCACGGAATAAGGATGAATGAGAATCGAAACAACCTGATCTTTGGGAACAGCTTCCTGAACAACAACATCAATGCCTATGAGAACCTCAGCCGCAACGTCTGGAACACCACTATTGGGAACTGCTACAGCGACTATCAGGGAGAGGATGAGAACGGAGACGGCATAGGAGAGCAGCCCTATTCTATTCCCGGCCCGCAGTCCAAGTCCGCAGACCACATGCCACTGCTCCGCCCCCTCGGGAAAGATGAGGAGAGAATGGGGACGGCAGAACTCCAGGAGCTTGTCCGGGGTTATGCCACCCTGCCCGATGAGGAGGAGGCAGAGCCAGCAGCACGGCTGGAGAAGGGGATAATGGTCATCTCCTCTCCCCGGCCCAGACTTTCGCCCCGGTGGGGGGACTTTGAGCCTTTAGATGTGAGCCGTTCGCCCTTCCAGGAAGAGAATTATTTTTAG
- a CDS encoding tRNA (guanine(10)-N(2))-dimethyltransferase, translating into MALKREGAIVFETVGAFYNPKMMLCRDIGVAMISALGIDEYLDALSASGIRGMRVAREAGTERVTLNDFDPRAVQLMQRNVARNDLDCIITEKDANVLMHQEHFQAIDLDPFGSPSPYLSAASRSARSYLFITATDTAPLCGAHLKSGIRKYMARPLRTDYHREMGARILLGLAARELARWDKGTEPLLTHVTDHYVRIYLRLIRGADAADSSLHSLGYVEHCNLCGSFEPLAQPRPAGVCPHCRSPTTLAGPLWLGSIQEPAVIRSALEGGDLSNRAEKILATCSEEVDVPMYYDHHRICEKLRITPGRIDDIISGLRSLGHKASRTHFTGLGIKTDATLPQLEEVLRDNNH; encoded by the coding sequence ATGGCTCTGAAAAGAGAAGGCGCCATCGTATTCGAGACCGTTGGGGCCTTTTACAATCCCAAGATGATGCTCTGTCGGGATATAGGAGTGGCCATGATCAGCGCTCTGGGCATCGATGAGTACCTGGATGCCCTCTCAGCCAGCGGCATCCGGGGGATGAGAGTGGCCAGGGAGGCAGGGACGGAGAGGGTGACCCTCAATGATTTCGATCCCCGGGCGGTGCAGCTGATGCAGAGGAATGTGGCCAGAAACGATCTGGACTGCATAATCACGGAGAAAGATGCCAATGTCCTGATGCACCAGGAGCATTTCCAGGCCATAGATCTGGACCCATTTGGATCCCCCTCCCCCTATCTCTCTGCAGCCAGCAGATCTGCCCGGTCCTATCTGTTCATCACCGCCACTGATACTGCCCCCCTCTGCGGAGCCCATCTGAAGAGCGGCATCCGCAAGTATATGGCCCGCCCCCTGCGCACCGACTACCACCGGGAGATGGGAGCCCGGATCCTCCTCGGATTGGCCGCCAGGGAGCTGGCCCGATGGGATAAGGGGACAGAGCCATTGCTCACCCATGTCACCGATCACTATGTGCGCATCTACCTTCGCCTGATCAGGGGTGCTGATGCTGCAGACAGCTCTCTGCACTCCCTGGGGTACGTGGAGCACTGCAATCTCTGTGGCAGCTTTGAGCCCCTGGCCCAGCCGCGCCCGGCAGGGGTTTGCCCCCACTGCCGCTCCCCCACCACCCTGGCCGGACCTTTATGGCTGGGCAGCATTCAGGAGCCTGCTGTCATTAGAAGTGCCCTTGAGGGTGGTGATCTGAGCAATAGAGCAGAGAAGATCCTTGCCACCTGCTCTGAGGAGGTGGATGTGCCCATGTACTATGACCATCACAGGATCTGCGAAAAGCTCAGGATCACCCCCGGCAGGATCGATGATATCATATCCGGGCTGAGGTCTCTGGGCCATAAGGCCTCTCGCACCCATTTCACCGGCCTGGGGATAAAGACAGATGCCACCCTTCCCCAGTTGGAGGAGGTACTGAGAGATAATAATCATTAA
- the npdG gene encoding NADPH-dependent F420 reductase has protein sequence MKIALVGGTGDIGTGFAVRFMPSHEVIIGSRKADKAQECVRDIMQLPRADGNVWGTDNASAVAAAEVVILCVPPEHLRSVTYDLSSSFDKQLVISPVVPLGYDGKLFRFDPPPEGSSAQQAQSLLPPQIKVVSAFHTVPAASLQAQDRELRGDVLICGDDTGAVEVVRGLTLEIKSLRPLFAGPLTASSLVESLTPMLLNVARRNKIKDAGVSIISERPPALK, from the coding sequence ATGAAGATTGCTCTTGTTGGTGGGACAGGCGATATAGGGACCGGCTTTGCTGTGCGCTTCATGCCCTCCCATGAGGTCATCATCGGCTCGCGCAAAGCGGATAAGGCGCAAGAGTGCGTCAGGGATATCATGCAGCTTCCCAGGGCAGATGGGAATGTATGGGGAACGGATAATGCCAGCGCCGTGGCTGCAGCGGAGGTGGTCATCCTCTGCGTGCCCCCTGAGCACCTGAGATCGGTCACCTACGATCTCTCCTCGTCCTTTGACAAGCAGCTTGTGATCTCTCCTGTGGTTCCCCTGGGCTACGACGGCAAGCTCTTCAGATTCGATCCACCCCCGGAGGGCAGCTCCGCCCAGCAGGCCCAGTCTCTCCTCCCCCCTCAGATCAAGGTGGTCTCTGCCTTTCATACCGTTCCTGCAGCATCTCTTCAGGCCCAGGATAGGGAGCTGAGAGGCGATGTGCTGATCTGCGGCGATGATACCGGGGCGGTGGAGGTGGTCAGGGGCTTGACTTTGGAGATAAAAAGCCTCAGGCCGCTCTTCGCCGGGCCGCTGACTGCCTCCTCTCTGGTGGAGAGCCTGACCCCCATGCTCTTGAATGTCGCCCGGAGGAATAAGATCAAAGATGCAGGGGTGAGCATAATATCGGAGAGGCCGCCTGCCCTCAAATGA
- a CDS encoding TraB/GumN family protein produces the protein MDFEESEMKEDCPEAASLAGQIIEPDGRTHLADGPFHEITIVGTAHVSEKSALEVASKIEQIRPDIVAVELCLSRYKALTGQEERSEIKIEELLNGSKLYVFLVQLLLAYMQQKIGQELGVKPGAEMLAAIKAAQSTGARVALVDRDVGITIQRFWSAMGFFDKLRLIWSLIQGAFWGEEEEIDIDNITQDDIVSQMISEFRKISPGAASVLIDERDAYLARNLLSLSRQGRVLAVVGVGHREGIERHLRNPGAIPAIEELNVKAKKRISFAKLFGAATTLIILVMIVLVVITAQSSQSLILAFALWFVITGTLAALGGILARGHPLSVLTAFAIAWMTTLNPFLAAGWFAGIVEARKLKPTVSDLKELPQAENFRQMMDNRLFKVLLVTALVNLGATAGTFIGIIVIWNVMNLIDPTELAGMLMATLTKIIQNII, from the coding sequence TTGGATTTTGAAGAGAGTGAGATGAAAGAGGACTGCCCTGAGGCCGCCAGCCTTGCAGGCCAGATAATAGAGCCTGATGGCCGCACCCACCTGGCAGATGGCCCCTTCCACGAGATCACCATTGTGGGAACGGCGCACGTATCTGAGAAGAGCGCACTGGAGGTGGCCAGCAAGATCGAGCAGATAAGGCCGGATATCGTGGCAGTGGAGCTATGCCTCTCCCGCTACAAGGCCTTGACCGGACAGGAGGAGAGGTCTGAGATCAAGATCGAGGAGCTGCTGAATGGCAGCAAGCTCTATGTATTCCTGGTGCAACTGCTCCTTGCCTATATGCAGCAGAAGATCGGCCAGGAGCTGGGGGTCAAGCCCGGCGCTGAGATGCTGGCAGCGATCAAAGCTGCGCAGAGCACCGGGGCCAGGGTGGCTCTGGTGGACAGGGATGTGGGAATAACCATCCAACGCTTCTGGTCGGCAATGGGATTCTTCGATAAGCTGAGGCTGATATGGTCCCTCATCCAGGGGGCCTTTTGGGGGGAGGAAGAGGAGATCGATATCGATAACATCACCCAGGATGATATCGTCTCCCAGATGATCAGCGAGTTCCGCAAGATCTCTCCTGGAGCGGCCAGCGTTCTGATCGATGAGAGGGATGCCTATCTGGCCCGAAACCTGCTCAGCCTCTCCAGGCAGGGCCGGGTGCTGGCAGTGGTGGGGGTCGGCCACAGGGAGGGCATAGAGAGGCATCTGAGAAACCCAGGAGCCATTCCTGCCATAGAGGAGCTCAATGTGAAGGCCAAGAAGAGAATCTCCTTTGCCAAGCTCTTCGGGGCAGCGACGACACTGATCATCCTGGTGATGATCGTCCTGGTGGTGATCACTGCCCAGTCCAGCCAGAGCCTGATCTTGGCATTTGCCCTCTGGTTTGTGATAACTGGGACTTTGGCTGCACTGGGGGGCATCCTGGCCCGGGGCCATCCCCTCTCCGTATTGACCGCCTTCGCCATCGCCTGGATGACCACCCTCAATCCATTCCTGGCTGCAGGCTGGTTTGCCGGCATCGTCGAGGCCCGGAAGCTCAAGCCCACGGTCTCTGATCTGAAGGAGCTTCCCCAGGCAGAAAACTTCCGGCAGATGATGGACAACCGCCTCTTCAAGGTCCTGCTGGTGACAGCACTGGTCAATCTCGGAGCCACAGCCGGCACCTTCATCGGAATCATCGTCATCTGGAATGTGATGAATCTGATAGATCCAACAGAGCTCGCTGGCATGCTGATGGCGACCTTAACTAAAATCATACAGAATATCATTTGA